A DNA window from Camelina sativa cultivar DH55 chromosome 13, Cs, whole genome shotgun sequence contains the following coding sequences:
- the LOC104736806 gene encoding uncharacterized protein LOC104736806 encodes MKDFPSCFGENGVQVADSSSSNSGKNAQNLVTCIYQCRIRGRNCLITVTWTKNLMGQSVTVGVDDSCNQSLCKVEIKPSLFTKRKGSKSLEAYSCNIDVFWDLSSAKFGSGPEALGGFYVCVVVDKEMVLLLGDMNKEALKKTNASPSSLGAVFIAKKEHVFGKRVFATKAQLCADGKIHDLVIECDTSVTDPCLVVRVDGKTLLQVKRLKWKFRGNDTIVVNRMAVEVLWDVHSWLFGLPSAGNAVFMFRTTQSTEKSLSFSQDMTTTNSKSQSFGFSLILYAWKNE; translated from the coding sequence atgaaggaTTTTCCTTCTTGCTTTGGTGAAAATGGTGTTCAAGTTGCGGATTCATCGTCTTCAAACTCCGGTAAAAATGCTCAGAATCTTGTTACTTGTATCTACCAGTGTCGTATCCGTGGAAGAAACTGTTTGATCACTGTGACATGGACTAAGAATCTGATGGGTCAAAGTGTGACCGTTGGTGTTGATGATTCTTGTAACCAGAGTCTTTGTAAAGTCGAGATTAAGCCGTCTCTGTTCACTAAACGTAAAGGTTCCAAGAGTTTAGAGGCGTATTCTTGTAACATCGATGTATTTTGGGATCTCTCGTCTGCAAAATTCGGATCAGGTCCTGAAGCTTTGGGAGGGTTctatgtttgtgttgttgttgacaaGGAAATGGTTTTGCTTCTTGGTGATATGAACAAGGAAGCTTTGAAGAAGACGAATGCTTCTCCTTCGTCTTTAGGTGCTGTGTTCATTGCTAAGAAAGAGCATGTTTTTGGTAAGAGAGTGTTTGCGACGAAAGCTCAGCTTTGTGCGGATGGGAAGATTCATGATCTTGTGATTGAATGTGACACGAGTGTCACTGATCCTTGTCTTGTTGTTCGTGTGGATGGGAAGACGTTGTTGCAGGTGAAGCGGCTTAAGTGGAAGTTTCGTGGTAACGATACGATTGTTGTTAATAGAATGGCTGTGGAAGTTCTATGGGATGTTCATAGTTGGCTCTTTGGGTTGCCTTCAGCGGGGAACGCAGTGTTCATGTTCAGGACTACTCAATCTACTGAGAAGAGCTTGTCTTTCTCACAGGACATGACAACAACAAACTCCAAGTctcaaagttttggtttttcgtTGATTCTGTATGCTTGGAAGAACGagtag